One genomic region from Labeo rohita strain BAU-BD-2019 chromosome 7, IGBB_LRoh.1.0, whole genome shotgun sequence encodes:
- the mindy2 gene encoding ubiquitin carboxyl-terminal hydrolase MINDY-2, with protein MEKNGNPHRDAGGSVLCTAIPAEPADIKTVGGMKDVCEKRETLSTCASASGANATPCTQTSDAAETVSKSGQPSALPETLSPDPTDQLSNGMGYEPSATAAGNKEGGTSKLVNNLTGDQPDINTGQADGLDGATQEATKLAKSAFLSSDKAKSASSNSNDHTVSEGPPSGSEPSIAGESRSFDSLESFSNLNSCPSSDLNSEGLEDKGLALAVQGEYGAEGTKIPCSKDRVTGQSLYHIKWIKWKEENTPIITQNENGPCPLLAIMNVLLLSWKVKLPPMMEIITAEQLMEYLGDYILEAKPKEISEAQRLNYEQNMSDAMAVLHKLQTGLDVNVKFTGVRVFEYTPECIVFDLLDIPLYHGWLVDPQMADIVKAVGNCSYNQLVEKIISCKQSDNSELAGEGFVAEQFLNSTATQLTYHGLCELTSTVQEGELCVFFRNNHFSTMTKFKAQLYLLVTDQGFLTEEKVVWESLHNVDGDGNFCDSEFHLRPPSDPETVYRGQQDQIDQDYLMALSLQQEQQASDLGWEQIPEGISDLELAKKLQEEEDRRASQYYQEQEQAQAAAAAAAQAQGQQPEAGADQVDRPAAAGASAGGATASPSPGKQPSTGERKPKKEAKDKDKCILL; from the exons ATGGAGAAGAATGGAAACCCTCATCGAGACGCAGGAGGAAGTGTCCTGTGCACCGCTATCCCCGCAGAGCCCGCGGATATCAAAACAGTCGGCGGAATGAAAGATGTCTGCGAGAAGAGAGAGACTTTGAGTACTTGTGCAAGTGCTAGCGGTGCTAATGCTACACCCTGCACACAGACATCAGATGCTGCTGAGACAGTAAGCAAGAGCGGACAACCGAGCGCTTTACCAGAGACACTGTCGCCCGATCCAACGGATCAGCTGAGCAACGGGATGGGCTACGAACCATCGGCGACCGCCGCTGGGAATAAGGAGGGTGGCACCTCAAAGTTAGTAAACAACCTCACGGGAGATCAACCCGACATCAATACCGGGCAAGCGGACGGTTTGGATGGAGCGACGCAAGAAGCGACGAAGCTGGCCAAGTCTGCTTTTTTGAGTTCGGACAAAGCAAAATCTGCGAGCTCAAATTCAAACGATCACACCGTTTCCGAGGGTCCTCCGAGTGGGAGTGAGCCCAGCATCGCAGGAGAGTCCCGCAGCTTTGATTCACTGGAGTCCTTCTCCAATCTGAACTCCTGCCCGAGTTCAGACCTCAACAGCGAGGGACTGGAGGACAAGGGACTGGCTTTGGCTGTTCAAGGTGAATACGGGGCTGAGGGAACGAAAATCCCCTGTTCTAAAGACAGGGTGACCGGTCAGTCGTTGTACCACATCAAGTGGATAAAGTGGAAGGAGGAGAACACGCCTATCATCACACAGAATGAGAACGGGCCGTGTCCGCTGCTGGCTATTATGAATGTCCTGCTATTGTCATGGAAG GTCAAGCTGCCGCCAATGATGGAGATAATAACAGCAGAGCAGCTGATGGAATATTTAG GAGACTATATCCTTGAAGCCAAGCCAAAAGAGATCTCGGAGGCTCAGCGGCTGAACTACGAGCAG AATATGAGTGATGCTATGGCAGTGCTGCATAAACTGCAGACAGGTCTGGATGTAAACGTTAAGTTTACAGGTGTGCGGGTATTTGAATACACACCCGAGTGCATCGTCTTTGACCTGCTGGATATCCCACTTTACCATGGATGGCTGGTTGACCCACAG ATGGCTGATATAGTTAAGGCAGTGGGGAACTGTAGCTATAACCAGTTGGTAGAGAAGATAATCAGCTGTAAGCAGTCAGACAACAGCGAGCTGGCCGGAGAAG GTTTTGTGGCAGAGCAGTTTCTGAACAGCACAGCGACTCAGCTAACATACCACGGCTTGTGTGAACTCACTTCTACCGTACAGGAGGGAGAACTGTGTGTTTTCTTCAGGAACAATCACTTCAGCACCATGACCAAATTTAAG GCCCAGCTGTACCTGCTGGTGACGGATCAGGGGTTTCTCACTGAGGAGAAGGTGGTTTGGGAAAGTCTGCATAATGTCGACGGAGATGGAAACTTCTGCGACTCAGAGTTCCATCTGAGGCCACCCTCTGACCCGGAAACTGTGTACCGTGGTCAGCAGGACCAGATCGATCAG GACTACCTGATGGCGCTGTCTCTGCAGCAAGAACAGCAGGCCTCAGACCTGGGCTGGGAACAGATCCCAGAAGGCATCAGTGATCTAGAGCTGGCAAAGAAGCTGCAAGAGGAGGAGGACCGCAGAGCATCACAGTACTATCAGGAGCAGGAACAGGCACAGGCAGCGGCAGCAGCGGCTGCGCAGGCACAG GGACAACAACCAGAAGCGGGTGCCGACCAGGTAGATAGACCGGCAGCCGCTGGAGCCTCAGCCGGGGGAGCCACGGCTTCTCCAAGCCCAGGAAAACAGCCCTCAACAGGAGAACGCAAACCCAAGAAGGAAGCCAAGGACAAAGACAAATGCATCTTGTTGTAA